The DNA window TGTATGGGATTCCTCCTCCAGCAAATCTACCGGTGCGAAGTCATCACCGGCTTCCGACATCGCCGTCGACAGTGCGCCGCTCGATCTCGCGGCCTACCAGGGCAGCCAGTCCTCCAAGACCGGTCTCTATCAGTTGGAGAAAGTCGACCTCTTCAACCTCTTATGCATCCCGCCGGATACCCGCGGCAGCAACGTACCGGATAAGGTCTATCAGGACGCCCTCATCTACTGCTTCAATCGACGGGCCATGTTGCTCGTCGATCCCCAAGATGCGTGGAAATCGGTGAGCTCGGCTCAGAGCGGCGCGGCCGGCATGAACTTGACCGGTCCCCAGGCCCGCAACGCTGCCCTGTATTTTCCTCGAATCAAACAAGCCGACCCCATGCTCGGCGGACAGGTCGATACCTTCGTCCCCTGCGGAACCATCGCGGGAATCATGGCACGCACCGACGCCCAGCGCGGCGTCTGGAAAGCTCCGGCCGGACTGGATGCTTCGTTACTCGGGGCAGTCGGCCTGCAAGTCGAACTCAACGATGCGGATAACGGACTGCTGAATCCCTTGGGCATCAACTGTCTACGGACGTTCAAAGTGCACGGACGAGTGGTGTGGGGTTCGCGGACTATGCGTGGCGCCGATGCGGCGGCGGATGAATACAAATATGTGCCGGTCCGCCGTCTGGCGCTTTTCCTGGAGGAGAGCCTGTATCGCGGCACACAGTGGGTCGTGTTCGAGCCGAACGATGAGCCGCTCTGGGCGCAGATTCGGCTCAACCTCGGCGCCTTCATGCACGACCTCTTTCGGCAGGGCGCGTTTCAAGGCACGGCACCGCGTGATGCCTACTTCGTCAAATGCGACAAGGAAACCACTACGCAGAACGACATCAACCTCGGCATCCTCAATATCGTGGTCGGATTCGCCCCGTTGAAGCCGGCCGAGTTCGTAATCATCAAGCTGCAGCAGATGGCCGGGCAGATTGCGACATAGAAGGGTGACCTGCAGCCCACGTGAGGAGTGGAATGCTATTGGACGGCTTGTGAATCGGAGGAGACACCATGGCGCAGTTTACCGTCAACACGCATCGGTTCGACCCCTATAAGAATTTCAAGTTCCGGGTCAAATGGGAAGGACGCTACGTGGCCGGCATCAGCAAAGTCAGCACGCTTAAGCGTACCACCGAAGTGGTGAAGCATCGAGAGGGCGGGGATCCCAGCACAAGCCGTAAATCGCCGGGCCGGACCGAATATGATGCCGTCACGCTGGAACGCGGCGTCACGCACGACGCCGAATTCGAAAAATGGGCAAACAAGGTTTGGAACTACGGTTCGGGACTTGGCGCGGAAACGTCCCTCAAGGACTTTCGTAAGGACATCATCATCGAGTTGTACAACGAAGCCGGGCAACTCGCACTTGCGTACAAAGTCCATCGCTGTTGGGTCTCAGAGTTTCAGTCGTTGCCGGACCTCGACGCCAACGCGAATGCGGTCGCTATCTCGCGCCTCAAGCTCGAGAACGAAGGTTGGGAGCGCGATTACGAAGTGTCGGAGCCGAGCGAGCCTACCTTCACCGAGCCGCCGGTTTAAATGATCGGCGCGGACAGCGAAGACGTATGCGTCCCTTTTCTGCTGGTGAATTGTTAGAAGTCTGGGAGCAAGGGTCCGGTCAGCCTCTCGCCCGGCGGGCACTCGCTCTCCTCAGCATGGCGTGCCCCGACCTCGACCGAGAAGCGCTGGCCCGCTTGAGCATCGGTCAGCGCGACGGGCTGCTCTTGTCCGTTCGCGAGTCCGCTTTCGGCGCGACACTGTCCGGCATAACCAATTGCCCGAAATGCGGCGAGCAATTGGAAACCTACTGTTACGTCGAGGACTTGCGCACATCAACCGGGTCGGCGGCCGACGAGCCTGGCGCACTCTCGGCGAACGGATACGAGGTGCGGTTCCGCTTACCAGACAGCAACGATCTGCTGGCAGCCGGCGACCAACAAGATGCTGAGGCCGCCAGGAAGATTCTCCTTGAACGCTGCGTGTTGTCAGCGCGGAGAAATTCAGCCCAGTTGCCGATTGGCGCGCTGCCGGAAGAGATCGTGGCGGAAATCGAGCGGGAAATGCTTGAAATGGACTCGCAGGCAGATGTTCACCTTGAGTTCGACTGCCCTGCCTGCAGCGCCAAATGGAGCGCCGTATTCGACATTCTCGCGTTCTTGTGGGGCGAGCTTGATGCTTGGGCGCAGCGGCTGCTGCTTGAGGTGCATTCGCTCGCATCAGCCTACGGATGGCGTGAAGCGGACATACTCGAGATGAGCGCCACGCGCCGAAGCATCTACCTGAACATGGTCAGCGGATGACAAGTTACTTGAACATAATTGCCGCAAGAGCCGTCGCACAGCCGCAGTTGATTAGGCCGCGGGTCGCGTCCGTATTTGAATCGTCGGGACCTCGGATCAGGCTTCTGGAGCCGATTGCAAAGAAACCGGTCGTCCCACCGCAGCGTGCAAGTAAGAGCGGCAATGAGCAGGCCGAGCCGGCCGGCGTGGCGGAGAACATGGTTGGGCTCGCACAATCAGCGCGATCTTCCCGCGCCGAGATGAGGCTCGCTGCCCTCAAAGCAGCCGGACGACGCGCAAACCTTCAACGCGAAATCCAACCGGTTTTGCAACAGCCGCTCTCTTCGCCGATTCGGAGCGCCTCGCGACAGCCGGAATCGGAGAATAAGCCGGCCAAAGGCGGGCAGAGGGCTGAAACGCCTGATCACAAAGAGTACCGACCGCGCCCTACTGCGATTCAAAGCGAGTCGGTACACGACGAGCCGCCGACAATCTCAATTATCGAGGAGGCGAACGTAATCGAGTCCACCCGCGAGCCGGCCGCGCTTGGCCCGATCGCCCCACGCGAGGCGCGGAGCAAACCGCCGCTTCACACCGGCGTTGTCGTCAGGCCGGAGCTTGTATTGAGCGAATCGAAGGCGGCGCCTCTCGAGGCGCCGCTGCCGTCTCAAGAAGAACTACAGTCAATTCACATCACCATCGGACGTGTGGACGTGCGCGCCATCATGTCGCCCCCCGCAACGACAACCACTGCAATTCGCAATGCACCGGCGACCGTCCCGATGTCGCTTGAAGAGTATTTACACAAACGCAACGGAGCCTAGAGTTGAGCAACGGCCTTGCAATTGCAGCGACCACTGCTGTGCTAAAAGATCTGCTGTCCAACGGGCTTAAAGCCTATAAGGTCGGCGACATCGTTGGCGGCGACGTCACGGTCAGCGCCGTGGCTCCGGACAAAATCGACGTTGCCGGTGCCGAGGATCCCACCCAGCTCAACCTCTTTCTGTATCAAGCCACTCCCAATCAGGGCTGGCGCAACGCCGGACTACCAACGCGCAACAGGAGCGGCGAGCGCATCAGCGACAACCCCCTCGCACTAAACCTGCACTACCTAATCAGCGCGTACGGCGCCAAGAACTTTTATCCTGAGATCATCCTCGGCTATGCCATGCAGCTGTTGCACGAGACGCCGGTGCTCACGCGAGAGGCGATTCGTAAAGCACTGAACCCATTGCCCAAGCCGCCTGACTGGCCCGCGGCTCTGAACACGTCCGAGCTGGCGGATCAAGTCGAACAACTGAAGATCTCGCCGGAGGTGATGAATACCGAAGAGATCTCGAAGCTCTGGGCTGCCATTCAGGCCCACTATCGCGCAACGGCGGCATATCAGGTGACCGTGGTTCTGATCGAGAGCAGCCGCCCGACAAAGAACGCGCTTCCCGTCGCAGCTCGCAGCGTGTATGTGGTGCCGTTTGTTCAGCCGGTGCTCGACAGCGTGACAGAAGAGACAAGCGACATCGCGCCCATCACCGGGGTGAGTACGCTTGCCGCGAAGGGACGACACCTTCGGGGCAGGACGACTCAAGTCATGGTCGGGGGATTCGATCTGACCGCGCACATCCGCGAGTTGCGGGAGACACAGATCACATTCTCGCTAGCACCCCTTCCGGCAGGGATGCATGCGGGTATCCAGACGGTCCAGGTCGTGCACCCGATGGCGATGGGCACACCTCCGGTGCCGCACTCGCTGGTCGAATCCAATATCGAGGCGTTCGTACTCAGGCCGATCATCACGCCGAACCCTCCGACCGGCGTCGTGGCCTCGGTGGTCGATGGCGTGAACGTGAAATCAGGAAATATCCAGGTGGACTTCAATCCGAACGTCGGCAAGACTCAACGGCTACTGCTGCTCTTGAACGAGTTCAATCCGCCTTCAAACAGGCCGGCTCGGGCCTACAGCTTCAAGACGGCGCCGGGCAATGGCGTAGTCGATCCAAACACTGAGACCCCTTCGGTGACGATGGCGTTCAGCAACGTCATCCCCGGAGATTATTTGGTTCGAGTTCAGGTCGACGGCGCCGAGAGCTTGCTTGCAGTGGATGGGACGGGCATGTACGCAACGCCAAAAGTGACGATATGACGAACGACAGGCGGAACTGGGAAACACAAAGCAGACGCAGGTTGATGGCGGCGCTTGGCGAAGTTCGAACGGCAATTGCGCGAGTGGCCGGCGCTGACCTCGCGGATTGCCCTCCTAGGGAATCCGTGCTGGCTTACGCGACGCCGCCTGTGCGACGGCTGATCGTTCCGGTGTCGTTGGCCGAGTCCGACGATAGCGGATCCGAACCTGCTGCGTTGGACCGGCTCTGTTCCGTGTTCGGTCTTAGCGCGTTTGAACGAGCCGTTCTCTTGCTGTGCGCAGGAGTGGAACTTTGCCCTGACTTTCCGGCTTTGTGCTCGGCGGCGAACGGCGATCAGCGGATGGCCCATGCCACCTTGTCGCTGGCGCTGGCCGCCTTTGCCGAGCCGGAGTGGAGCGCGCTGACGCCGTCGTCCACGTTGAGGCGATGGCGGCTGATCGAAGTGGGCGGGGGAGAGCGGTTGATGTCCAACCCGCTACGGATCGACGAGCGCG is part of the Nitrospiraceae bacterium genome and encodes:
- a CDS encoding phage tail protein, coding for MAQFTVNTHRFDPYKNFKFRVKWEGRYVAGISKVSTLKRTTEVVKHREGGDPSTSRKSPGRTEYDAVTLERGVTHDAEFEKWANKVWNYGSGLGAETSLKDFRKDIIIELYNEAGQLALAYKVHRCWVSEFQSLPDLDANANAVAISRLKLENEGWERDYEVSEPSEPTFTEPPV
- a CDS encoding phage tail sheath family protein, yielding MPAQPTYPGVYIEELPSGVRTITGVATAITAFIGKALRGPTDAPVTITSFAEFERTFGGLHRDMTMSYAVRDFFTNGGGQAVIVRLYKAVTGSASKATYDVTNLTLQAASEGAWGMMVRVRVDQNPATDPNAVAAADNLGVNASDLFNLTVWDKTTGVTETFLNLTTKESARRADRVLATESNLVKVLTSLPANILPAAHPGALTDPDVWDSSSSKSTGAKSSPASDIAVDSAPLDLAAYQGSQSSKTGLYQLEKVDLFNLLCIPPDTRGSNVPDKVYQDALIYCFNRRAMLLVDPQDAWKSVSSAQSGAAGMNLTGPQARNAALYFPRIKQADPMLGGQVDTFVPCGTIAGIMARTDAQRGVWKAPAGLDASLLGAVGLQVELNDADNGLLNPLGINCLRTFKVHGRVVWGSRTMRGADAAADEYKYVPVRRLALFLEESLYRGTQWVVFEPNDEPLWAQIRLNLGAFMHDLFRQGAFQGTAPRDAYFVKCDKETTTQNDINLGILNIVVGFAPLKPAEFVIIKLQQMAGQIAT
- a CDS encoding DUF4255 domain-containing protein → MSNGLAIAATTAVLKDLLSNGLKAYKVGDIVGGDVTVSAVAPDKIDVAGAEDPTQLNLFLYQATPNQGWRNAGLPTRNRSGERISDNPLALNLHYLISAYGAKNFYPEIILGYAMQLLHETPVLTREAIRKALNPLPKPPDWPAALNTSELADQVEQLKISPEVMNTEEISKLWAAIQAHYRATAAYQVTVVLIESSRPTKNALPVAARSVYVVPFVQPVLDSVTEETSDIAPITGVSTLAAKGRHLRGRTTQVMVGGFDLTAHIRELRETQITFSLAPLPAGMHAGIQTVQVVHPMAMGTPPVPHSLVESNIEAFVLRPIITPNPPTGVVASVVDGVNVKSGNIQVDFNPNVGKTQRLLLLLNEFNPPSNRPARAYSFKTAPGNGVVDPNTETPSVTMAFSNVIPGDYLVRVQVDGAESLLAVDGTGMYATPKVTI